In Bacteroidia bacterium, a genomic segment contains:
- a CDS encoding glucosidase: protein MNKFSEHIRLEELKSGKRDWHNWGPYLSERQWGTVREDYSANGDAWNYLPHDHARSRAYRWGEDGLGGISDKYQRLCFAIALWNGKDPILKERLFGLTGPEGNHGEDVKELYFYLDSTPSHAYMHFLYKYPHAEFPYQQLVAVNSMRGKEEPEYEITDTGIFDESRYFDVAVKYAKAAENDMLIEITISNRGPEAAPVTLLPTLWFRNRWSFKPGKTKPVIKVEQGGSDYGQVLASAKTPGEYRLLFETPDKLLFTENETNQERIFGTPNPHPFVKDAFHRAVVDQDDAFLKNKTSGTKCAPVYEWTLSPGESRTVRLRLTETQPGKQALTSDFTKIFNSRKAEADQFYATFITPGQDPQLSLIQRQAFAGMLWTKQFYHIDIPLWLNGDPGQPPPPASRKSGRNRQWKTLNNEDILSMPDKWEYPWYAAWDLAFHCVPLAMIDPEFAKNQLILILREWYMAPSGQIPAYEWNFSDVNPPVHAWAALRVYEIEKKMTGKGDVDFLKRVFQKLILNFTWWVNRKDSQGNNVFEGGFLGLDNIGIFDRSNDLPENGQLEQADGTSWMGLYSLNLMQIALEISCTDPTYEDVATKFFEHFVYIAEALNTFGEDRISLWDEEDGFYYDVLQFPDGHYERIRVRSLVGLSALFAVTIIPKSLQEKVPEFMSRLNWFRTYRNESKEYGAVEEREDGTILLAMVAEQRLERLLEAMLDEEEFLAPGGIRSISKFHERHLYRLWLKGKEYSIRYEPGESTTDLFGGNSNWRGPVWFPMNYLLIEALRTYEEFYGDPYRVEFPTGSGQRLSFTEVADAISKRLISIFLPDDEGNRPVNGGSPLFRDDPYFRDLILFYEYFHGDNSRGIGASHQTGWTGLVAEMISRT, encoded by the coding sequence ATGAACAAATTTTCAGAACATATTCGCCTGGAAGAATTAAAATCGGGAAAAAGGGACTGGCACAACTGGGGCCCGTATCTGAGCGAAAGACAATGGGGAACTGTCAGAGAGGATTACAGTGCCAATGGCGATGCATGGAATTATCTGCCTCACGACCATGCGCGTTCGAGGGCCTATCGATGGGGAGAAGACGGGCTGGGAGGAATCTCGGATAAATATCAGAGGCTGTGTTTTGCGATCGCACTTTGGAACGGCAAAGACCCTATTTTAAAGGAGCGACTATTTGGGCTTACTGGTCCTGAGGGAAATCATGGAGAAGACGTGAAGGAGCTGTACTTTTATCTCGACAGCACCCCCAGTCACGCTTACATGCACTTCCTGTACAAATATCCGCATGCGGAATTTCCCTATCAGCAACTGGTAGCAGTCAACAGCATGCGAGGAAAAGAGGAACCAGAGTATGAAATCACCGACACCGGAATTTTTGATGAGAGCCGATATTTTGATGTAGCGGTGAAATATGCCAAAGCCGCCGAAAATGATATGCTCATCGAGATCACCATTTCTAACCGGGGGCCCGAGGCTGCCCCGGTGACGCTGCTTCCCACACTTTGGTTTCGAAACCGATGGTCTTTCAAACCGGGAAAAACAAAACCCGTTATCAAGGTTGAGCAGGGAGGAAGCGATTATGGGCAGGTGCTGGCTTCAGCCAAAACCCCGGGCGAATACCGGTTGTTGTTTGAAACGCCCGACAAACTCCTTTTTACAGAAAATGAAACCAATCAGGAAAGAATATTTGGTACCCCCAATCCCCACCCGTTTGTGAAAGACGCTTTTCACCGGGCGGTGGTAGATCAGGATGATGCGTTTCTCAAAAACAAAACCTCCGGAACCAAATGTGCCCCCGTATATGAATGGACGCTTTCCCCCGGAGAAAGCCGCACCGTGCGTTTACGGCTGACAGAAACACAACCGGGAAAACAGGCCCTGACGAGCGATTTTACCAAAATTTTCAATTCCCGCAAAGCTGAAGCAGACCAGTTTTACGCAACATTCATTACCCCCGGCCAGGACCCTCAGCTTTCCCTTATCCAGCGGCAGGCTTTTGCCGGAATGCTCTGGACCAAACAGTTTTACCATATTGATATTCCCCTCTGGCTCAACGGCGACCCCGGACAGCCACCACCGCCAGCGTCCCGGAAGTCAGGAAGAAACCGACAATGGAAAACCCTTAACAATGAAGACATTCTCTCCATGCCCGACAAATGGGAATACCCCTGGTATGCTGCCTGGGATCTGGCGTTTCACTGTGTGCCGTTGGCTATGATTGACCCTGAATTTGCCAAAAACCAGCTGATCCTCATTCTCCGCGAATGGTATATGGCTCCCAGCGGCCAGATTCCGGCTTATGAGTGGAATTTCAGCGATGTAAACCCTCCGGTTCACGCCTGGGCTGCTCTGAGGGTGTATGAGATTGAGAAAAAAATGACTGGCAAAGGAGATGTAGATTTCCTCAAAAGGGTGTTTCAGAAACTGATCCTGAACTTTACCTGGTGGGTAAACCGGAAGGACTCTCAGGGCAATAATGTTTTTGAAGGCGGATTTCTCGGGCTCGACAATATCGGGATTTTTGACAGAAGCAATGACCTGCCAGAGAACGGGCAACTGGAGCAGGCCGATGGCACAAGCTGGATGGGTTTATATTCGCTCAATCTCATGCAGATTGCCCTTGAAATATCTTGTACCGATCCTACTTATGAAGATGTCGCCACCAAATTTTTTGAACACTTTGTCTATATCGCCGAAGCGCTCAATACATTCGGGGAAGACCGTATCAGCCTTTGGGATGAAGAAGACGGGTTTTATTACGATGTCCTCCAATTTCCTGACGGGCATTATGAGCGCATCAGAGTGCGGTCACTCGTAGGACTTTCGGCTTTATTTGCGGTGACCATCATTCCCAAATCGCTTCAGGAAAAAGTACCCGAATTTATGAGTCGCCTCAACTGGTTTCGCACCTACCGAAATGAGAGCAAAGAATACGGGGCTGTAGAAGAAAGGGAAGATGGTACCATCCTGCTGGCAATGGTTGCCGAACAGCGGCTGGAAAGATTGCTCGAAGCCATGCTCGACGAGGAGGAGTTTCTTGCACCAGGGGGTATTCGCTCGATCTCCAAATTTCACGAAAGGCATCTTTACAGACTTTGGCTTAAAGGCAAAGAGTACAGCATCCGATATGAGCCAGGCGAATCTACCACCGATCTTTTTGGCGGCAATTCCAACTGGCGGGGGCCCGTGTGGTTTCCGATGAACTACCTGCTGATCGAAGCCTTGCGCACGTATGAAGAATTTTATGGAGATCCTTACCGCGTAGAATTCCCCACGGGTTCGGGCCAGCGGCTTTCTTTCACCGAAGTTGCAGACGCCATTTCGAAGCGGCTGATTTCCATTTTTCTTCCTGATGATGAGGGAAACCGCCCCGTCAACGGTGGTTCGCCTCTCTTTCGCGACGACCCCTATTTCCGTGATCTGATATTATTTTACGAATATTTCCATGGCGACAACTCCCGTGGCATCGGCGCCAGTCACCAAACCGGTTGGACAGGACTGGTAGCGGAGATGATTTCAAGGACATAG
- a CDS encoding aminopeptidase P family protein — MFPSQTYIARRKQLMSQFRSGLILLLGNQESGMNYADNTYHFRQDSNFLYFCGLDYAGLAAIIDIDTGKTTVFGDELSLDMIVWTGALPTIKEMSHQAGIEDTAPEAALATVLNQAKQQNREIRFLPPYRPENAIRLSHLLGINPSDAAIHASLPLIEAIVAQRSIKTGEEMVEIEKGVAITNEMHLTAMRIARPGMTEAQVAAAVHAVPLQYGSHLSFPIICSVHGEILHNHYHKNTLSSGKLLLLDAGGESLMHYAGDMTRTFPVDKTFTQKQKDVYEIVLQAMNDAIDALRPGITYRDVHLLSARTIVNGLKALGLMKGDTEEAVAAGAHALFFPHGLGHMMGLDVHDMEDLGELHVGYEAGEQKSTQFGLKSLRLARALQPGFVLTVEPGIYFIPALTDRWQAEGKFTEYINYAALGDYRDFGGIRIEDNYLITETGGKLIGNQVPKTIAAVEEIRRSS; from the coding sequence ATGTTTCCATCTCAGACCTATATCGCCCGCAGAAAACAACTGATGTCGCAATTTCGTTCCGGCCTGATCCTCCTGCTGGGAAATCAGGAAAGTGGTATGAATTACGCTGACAATACCTATCATTTCCGGCAGGACAGCAATTTTCTTTATTTTTGTGGGCTTGACTATGCAGGGCTTGCAGCAATAATCGATATTGATACCGGGAAAACCACGGTTTTTGGCGACGAGTTGAGTCTGGATATGATTGTCTGGACAGGGGCGCTTCCTACCATAAAGGAGATGAGCCACCAGGCTGGGATTGAAGATACCGCTCCTGAGGCTGCACTTGCAACTGTGCTTAATCAGGCAAAACAACAAAACCGGGAGATTCGTTTTCTGCCTCCTTACCGTCCGGAGAATGCCATTCGCCTGTCGCATTTGTTGGGTATAAACCCGTCAGATGCCGCAATACATGCTTCCCTGCCGCTGATTGAGGCGATTGTTGCGCAGCGGAGTATCAAGACCGGGGAGGAAATGGTGGAGATTGAAAAAGGCGTGGCGATTACCAATGAAATGCATCTTACGGCCATGCGTATCGCCCGTCCGGGAATGACAGAAGCGCAGGTTGCTGCGGCCGTTCATGCCGTCCCTTTACAATATGGAAGTCATTTGTCTTTCCCGATTATTTGCTCTGTTCACGGCGAAATTTTACACAACCATTATCATAAAAATACGCTTTCTTCCGGCAAATTGCTGCTTCTCGATGCTGGGGGAGAGTCGCTGATGCACTATGCCGGCGATATGACCCGTACCTTTCCGGTTGACAAAACTTTTACCCAAAAACAAAAGGATGTCTATGAGATCGTTTTGCAGGCGATGAACGATGCCATTGATGCTCTTCGCCCCGGAATTACCTACCGCGACGTTCATCTGTTATCTGCCCGTACCATTGTAAACGGGCTAAAAGCGCTGGGGCTCATGAAGGGCGATACAGAGGAAGCTGTAGCTGCCGGTGCACATGCATTGTTTTTTCCACATGGACTGGGCCATATGATGGGGCTTGATGTGCATGATATGGAAGATTTGGGCGAATTACATGTCGGATATGAAGCCGGTGAACAAAAAAGTACGCAGTTTGGACTAAAGAGCCTTCGGCTTGCCCGGGCGCTTCAACCGGGCTTTGTGCTGACGGTAGAACCAGGCATTTACTTTATTCCGGCACTTACCGACCGCTGGCAGGCAGAAGGGAAGTTTACGGAATACATCAACTATGCTGCGCTTGGAGATTACAGGGACTTTGGCGGAATTCGTATCGAAGACAACTATCTGATTACAGAAACAGGCGGAAAACTCATCGGTAATCAGGTGCCCAAAACCATCGCGGCGGTGGAAGAAATCAGACGTTCTTCATAA